The genomic segment AGCGCAGGTAAGGTGTTGGTATTTGGTGCCCGTTTTTAAGACAATTATGCCAGGCATAAAAAAGATGTCATTTCGAAGAAGCGAAGTGACTGAGAAATCTTTAAAATATTTGAAAAGATTTCTCCCCGGCATGCGCCGGGCTGTCGCCTCCGGTCGAAATGACAGAAGGCGGACTTATGCAAGTAGGTACTAGTGCTTGTAATGCTGCAATACCGCTTTTAAAAGCGAAGCGCTGTGGCCCAGTTGCACATAGGCTTCTTCTCTGGTGATGTTGCGGTTTTCAGCGCGCAGTTTATAGCCCAGACGTCGCGTGATGTTGGCGATGCGGGCGATTTCTCCCGCCAGATCTTCTTCGAATTTATCCGGGCGCAGGATAACGGCATACATGTGTTGTGAAATCTTCTGCGGTTCATTCTTGATCGTGTTTTCCACAATACCGTCGCTCGCGCTGTGAAAAGATTGATTGAACATGTCATAAGGAATGTTATGCAGCGGTTGGGAAAGGTCGCCGATGTAATGAGCGCAGTAGGCCAGATGATACTGGGCGTATTTACCGGCGCTCTGGTCTTTTTCGTAGGCGGCGAGCGATGCGATAATCGCGCCGTAGATGTGACCTTCCGTATCCAGAAATATATTATTTTTATTGTATCGCTCGATCTGATCCAGCACCATCCGGGATGTTACTTCCGCCTCGGCGTTATTATTGAACCAGTGATTATAAGATTCGATGTTGCCGGCTTTGATTCTGGCCAGGTCCGGCCCCGCCGCGTTGTACCAGGATTTGAGCCCCGCGACTTTGGCGATGGTCAGATGGGTCTGGTCATGCCAGGTCCACGCCGGCGAGGAAGAAAAGAGAACAAGCAAAACGATCATGAACTTCAAAGCAATGTTTTTCATAAAATTCCTTTAGACTCATTACGATTATTGATGGTTTTTTGAAGACTCCGCCAATCGGTAATTCCCGCGTTGAGGCTGCGTCATAATTGTAACATTGTCCTTCCGAATCCCGATAAGTCGGGATGAGGAATCTTAATATCATTTCATCCGGCTGAACAAAATGCTCCCCAAAACCAGCATGGCTGCGGCAAAGAACGTGATGATTCCCAGGTCAACATAGAACGGATAGGTGTGCATGCCCAGGAGCGCGCCGCGGACACCGTCCACGGTGTAACTGAGGGGATTGATTTTCACCAGGACCTGCAGCCAGGACGGCAGCCGGTCATCCACCGGAAACAGCGCGCCGGATAAAAAGAAGAGCGGGAAAATCAGAAAGGAGGAAATCACCTGAAATCCTTCCAGGCTCTCCAGCAGGGAGCCCAGCGCCAGACCCAGTGATACCAGAGCAATCGAGGTGATGAGCAAAATCAGCAAGGCCAGGGGAATGCCCCAGGGATTGACCGCCGGGAAAAGAAACGAGAAGGCAAAAAGGATCATAACCTGCAAGAGGACGTCGGTGCAGCCGCCGAGGACTTTCCCGAAAAAAATGCTGATGCGCGTCACCGGTGCGACCAGAACAGCCTTCAAGACATCGAGTTTGCGGTCCCAGATGATATAGAGGCCGAAAAATACGGAACCGAAGATGACCGACATGGTCAGAATGCCCGGATAAATGTAGTCGCGATAGTTGACGTCGCCTACGGAAAGGCTGGCGCCGATGCCGCTGCCGAACAGAAACAGCCACATCATCGGCTGCACAAAACTGGAGACGATTCTGCTTTTTTCGCGCCAGAAAACTTTGAACTCCCGCCACCAGACGGCGGAAATACCCAGAAGCTCTTTTTGAATAATATTGGAGGTCATGGCTTCACTTTCCCCTCTGACGATACCGGGCGATGGTTTCCACCCAGCTGTCGCCGTTTTCAGCGGCATCCTCGCGGATGTCTCGGCCGGTGAGTTTGATGAAGACGTCATTGAGGGTGGGCTTTCTCATTTCCACGCTGACGATATCGGGAATCAGAGGCAGGAGTTCCGCCAGATGCAGCGGGGCCGACTTGATGGTGATTTCCGTCGTATCGC from the Deltaproteobacteria bacterium HGW-Deltaproteobacteria-6 genome contains:
- a CDS encoding ABC transporter codes for the protein MTSNIIQKELLGISAVWWREFKVFWREKSRIVSSFVQPMMWLFLFGSGIGASLSVGDVNYRDYIYPGILTMSVIFGSVFFGLYIIWDRKLDVLKAVLVAPVTRISIFFGKVLGGCTDVLLQVMILFAFSFLFPAVNPWGIPLALLILLITSIALVSLGLALGSLLESLEGFQVISSFLIFPLFFLSGALFPVDDRLPSWLQVLVKINPLSYTVDGVRGALLGMHTYPFYVDLGIITFFAAAMLVLGSILFSRMK